In the Rhodoferax fermentans genome, GACACACCCCTGGCCATTGGCTTTTTGCTCACCAGCGACGAGGAAGGCCCAGCGCTTGACGGCACGGTGCGCGTGGTGAACCTGCTGCGTGAACGCGGTGAGCGGCTGGACTACTGCATTGTGGGTGAACCAACCTCGGTGCAACGCACTGGCGACATGATCAAAAATGGGCGCCGCGGGTCACTCAGTGGCCGTCTCACCGTCAAAGGGGTGCAGGGCCACATCGCCTACCCGCATCTGGCCAACAACCCGATCCATCAACTGGCCCCCGCACTGGCCGAGTTGGTGGCCACCGAGTGGGACGCGGGCAATGCCTTCTTCCCACCCACCAGCTGGCAGGTCAGCAACATCCATGGCGGCACCGGTGCGGGCAATGTGATTCCGGGCACGGTGGTGGTGGATTTCAACTTCCGCTTCAGCACCGAGTCGACGCCTGAAGCACTGCAAACGCGCCTGCAAGAGGTGCTGACCCGGCATGGGCTGGACGTTGACCTGGTCTGGACCCTGAGTGGTCTGCCGTTTTTGACCCCACCCGGCACGCTGGTCGACGCGGTCGTGGCCGCCATCCAGGCCGAGACCGGCCTGACACCCGAACTCTCCACCAGCGGTGGCGCCAGTGATGGGCGTTTTATTGCCAGCATCTGCCCGCAGGTGATTGAGCTGGGCCCACCCAATGCCAGCATCCACAAGGTGAACGAACACATTGCCCTGGCCGACATCGAGCCCTTGAAGAACATTTACCGCCGCGTGCTGGACAACCTGAGTACCTGAACCCCATGCCTTTGTCCCCCTCTCCCACACTGAACCTGCTGCAATGTGTGCAACAAGCCGAACAGCGGCTCACGCAGGCCGGTGTCGCTTTTGGCCATGGCACCACCAATGCCTTTGACGAGGCCGCCTGGCTGGTGCTGTGGCGCCTGGGCCTGCCGCTGGACACCTCGCTTGATCCTGACGATGAGGCATCAAAACGTGCTGTAACCCTTGAAGAGCAAGGGCTGATAGCTACTTTAATTGAAGCACGCATCAGCACCCGTCAACCCGCCGCCTACCTGACCAAAGAGGCCTGGCTGCAGGGCGTGGCTTTTTATGTGGACGAACGCGTCATCGTGCCGCGTTCGCTGATTGCCGAAGTGCTGATGGAAGGCAACCTGGACTACTGGCTCAGTGCCGAGACCCACCGCGTGCTGGATTTGTGCACCGGCAACGGCAGCCTGGCGGTGATCGCCGCCATGGTCTACCCGGATGTGAAGGTACAGGCTTCCGACATCAGCCAGGACGCGCTCGATGTGGCGCGCATCAACATCGATCGCCACGGCCTGCACGAACGCATTGCGCTGCGTCAGGGTGACGGCATTCCCAAAACCGGCAGCCACTACGACCTGATCCTGTGCAACCCGCCTTACGTGAACGCGCAAAGCATGGCCGAGTTGCCGCCTGAGTTCAAGGCCGAACCGGCGCTGGCGTTGGATGGCAACACGGCGGGCGGCAGCGATGGCATGGACTTCATCCGCCAGCTGTTGTCGGATGCGCCTGCACAGATGTCTGAAGAGGCTGTTTTGGTGCTCGAAATTGGCCACGAGAGACCCCACTTCGAAGCGGCCTTTCCCGGGCTGGAAGTGATCTGGCTGGAGACCAGCGCGGGTGAAGACCAGGTGCTGCTGATGACACGCGAAGCCCTGGTGGCCTACCAAGCGCAGGCCCACCTGAGCAGCGCTCAAGCCTTTACCCTGTGCGGCGTATCGAGCGCCGAAGACTACGCGCTGTTTGGCCAACTGCTGAAGGAGTACGCGGACAAGGATCTGGCCGACGCCGCCAACAGCAGCATCTGGAAAGATCTGGAGGCCCTGCCTGAGCGTTATGGCCCGCCCCACGGTGCCGCTGTGCTGGCCTATGCGGGGGAGACCCTGGTTGGCTGTGGCGCCCTCACCAACACCCAACACACCGGCGTGGCCGAGGTCAAACGCATTTATGTGCGC is a window encoding:
- the dapE gene encoding succinyl-diaminopimelate desuccinylase, whose amino-acid sequence is MTATLDLAQQLIACPSETPLDAGCLTLIGQRLAALGFVLETLHCGPQDQSVTNLWAKRPSALIKQGGTASKLIVFAGHTDVVPSGPLTSWHSPPFTPSVRDGKLYGRGAADMKTSLAAFVVATEEFLHAQPDTPLAIGFLLTSDEEGPALDGTVRVVNLLRERGERLDYCIVGEPTSVQRTGDMIKNGRRGSLSGRLTVKGVQGHIAYPHLANNPIHQLAPALAELVATEWDAGNAFFPPTSWQVSNIHGGTGAGNVIPGTVVVDFNFRFSTESTPEALQTRLQEVLTRHGLDVDLVWTLSGLPFLTPPGTLVDAVVAAIQAETGLTPELSTSGGASDGRFIASICPQVIELGPPNASIHKVNEHIALADIEPLKNIYRRVLDNLST
- a CDS encoding GNAT family N-acetyltransferase, with product MTREALVAYQAQAHLSSAQAFTLCGVSSAEDYALFGQLLKEYADKDLADAANSSIWKDLEALPERYGPPHGAAVLAYAGETLVGCGALTNTQHTGVAEVKRIYVREAFRRQGLARTLTQQLMAQAQAMGYHTAAISTWPENTQALALYQQLGFEPIAPFKVHPYAQLVFLGVPLSPATPKLPT